GTTGTTCTTGCAGACGAGCCTACGGGCAACATCGACTGGGAAATGTCGCAACGCCTGCTGCGGTTGCTGATCGAACTGAATAAAATGGGCAAAACGGTGCTGATCGCCACTCATGACCTTAGTCTGATCCGCGCCACCAAAGCGCATGTGCAGGCCCGTGTGCTCCGCATCGCCAATCGTCGCATTCAACTTGCCGGAGCGGATTTGTGAAGCTGACCCTCGCCAGCATACGTGCCCTACTTGCGGGTGATCGCAATGCCGATCGTGTGGTGCCGCCCTCCGGTTTCACCGCGCAACTAACGCTCTTTGCATCGGGTGCCATGGCTTTTCTGGCGGTCTTCGCGCTGGCGCTTTCACTGGCTGCAGGCCGGCTTGCTGATCGGTGGGGCGAAGAGCTGGCCCGCTCTGCGACGATCCGTATTGTTGCACCGCTTGATCAACGCGCCGCGCAAACAGATGCGGCCTTGCGTATCTTGCAAACCACACGCGGCGTCGCGCAGGCGCGTGCGCTCAGTGATGAGGAACAACAGGCATTGCTTGCGCCTTGGTTCGGAAATGATCTGGCGCTTGATACCCTGCCGGTACCACGCCTGATTGAAGTGATCGAAGATGACGCGGGCATCGATGCTGCGGGTCTGCGTTTGCGGCTGGCGGCAGAGGTACCTGGTGCCGTGCTCGATGACCATGGACGCTGGCGCGCACCATTGGTCGAAGCCGCGCAACGCCTGCGGCTTTTCGGATGGGTTTCCATCGTGCTGATCGCCGCTGCCGTGGCCGCCATGATTACCCTTGCCGCCCACGCGGCCCTTGCGGCCAATGCGCAGGTCATTCGCGTGCTGCGCTTGGTCGGTGCAACGGATGACTATATCGCACTGGCCTTTATCCGCCGCTTCACACTGCGGGCTTTGTCAGGTGCTGCAGTTGGAACAGTGATCGCGATGATTGCGGTGTTGTTCCTGCCCTCTGCCTCAGAAGTGGGCGGATTCCTGACAGGTCTCGGATTTCGCGGGGCGCACTGGATTTTGCCCTTGCTTATTCCGCCGCTCGCAGGGGCAGTGGCATTTGCCGCGACGCGCAGCGCAGCCCGCCGCACTTTGGGAGAGCTTTCATAATGCTACAGTGGGTCCGCTCCATCATCTATATCGTGCAGGCAACCATTGCGATGCCGGTGATCGGCCTTGTCTTTGCACCCTGGGCGATGTTTTCAAAGACCGGCGCCTATACGGCCTGCAAAACCTATGCCGCATGGTGTATGTGGAGCGCGCGATGGCTGATCGGCCTTCGCTGTGAAGTTCGTGGTGACGTGCCTCAGGGCGAGGTGTTGATCGGGGCAAAGCACCAGTCGTTCCTGGATATCATGATGATCTTTCATGCGCTGCCCCGCGCCAAGTTTATCATGAAACGCGAGATTCTCTGGACGCCTGTGATCGGGCAATACACCAAGCGTATGCAAATGATCGCGGTGGACCGTGGCAAACGCGGCAAGGCGATCTCCAAGATGATGGAAGACGTGAACGCAGGGCGGATCGAGCCGGGCCAGATCGTGATCTACCCGCAAGGCACGCGCGTCGCACCGGGCGCTCATATTCCTTACAAGGTGGGAACGGCTGTGCTTTATGGACAGCTCAAGCAGTCTTGTATTCCTGTCGCCACGAACGCCGGATACTTCTGGCCACGCAGGGGACTTTACCGCCGGTCCGGTCTAGCGGTGGTGGAGTTTTTGCCCCCGATTGAGCCGGGGCTGGAAAAGGCGGCGTTCATGGCCGAACTTGAAAGCCGGGTTGAAACCGCATCCAACAGATTGCTGGCCGAAGCCGGATGGCAGGCTGATGCATAAAATCGGCGCGATTGAAGAACTGGAAGCGCTTTACGGTCAGCCCGGTGCACCCGCATTGCGCAAGGTCGCGACACAGATGACACCGCTGTATCGCAAATGGATTATGTCGTCGAAGTTCTGTGTGCTCAGCACAGTTGGCGCGCGCGGCACCGATGGCAGTCCACGCGGGGATGATGGGCCGGTGGTCGAAGAGCTGGACGTGCACCGGCTGGCGATGCCGGACTGGCGCGGGAACAACCGGCTCGATTCACTGCGCAATATTGTCGAGGACGGGCGTGT
The Sulfitobacter noctilucicola genome window above contains:
- a CDS encoding lysophospholipid acyltransferase family protein — translated: MLQWVRSIIYIVQATIAMPVIGLVFAPWAMFSKTGAYTACKTYAAWCMWSARWLIGLRCEVRGDVPQGEVLIGAKHQSFLDIMMIFHALPRAKFIMKREILWTPVIGQYTKRMQMIAVDRGKRGKAISKMMEDVNAGRIEPGQIVIYPQGTRVAPGAHIPYKVGTAVLYGQLKQSCIPVATNAGYFWPRRGLYRRSGLAVVEFLPPIEPGLEKAAFMAELESRVETASNRLLAEAGWQADA
- a CDS encoding cell division protein FtsX encodes the protein MKLTLASIRALLAGDRNADRVVPPSGFTAQLTLFASGAMAFLAVFALALSLAAGRLADRWGEELARSATIRIVAPLDQRAAQTDAALRILQTTRGVAQARALSDEEQQALLAPWFGNDLALDTLPVPRLIEVIEDDAGIDAAGLRLRLAAEVPGAVLDDHGRWRAPLVEAAQRLRLFGWVSIVLIAAAVAAMITLAAHAALAANAQVIRVLRLVGATDDYIALAFIRRFTLRALSGAAVGTVIAMIAVLFLPSASEVGGFLTGLGFRGAHWILPLLIPPLAGAVAFAATRSAARRTLGELS